One Setaria italica strain Yugu1 chromosome II, Setaria_italica_v2.0, whole genome shotgun sequence DNA segment encodes these proteins:
- the LOC101779544 gene encoding cilia- and flagella-associated protein 20, whose translation MFKNTFQSGFLSILYSLGTKPLQIWDKEVVDGHIKRPQDEDIQSNVLEIIGTNVQSTYITCPADPSATLGIKLPFLAIIVKNLKKYFTFEIQVLDDKNVRRRFRASNFQSVTRVKPYICTMPLKLDDGWNNIQLNLADLTKRAYGTNYVETLRVQVHANCRLRRIYFSDRLYSEEELPPEFKLYLPIQKS comes from the exons ATGTTCAAGAATACATTTCAGTCTGGGTTCCTTTCCATTCTTTATAGCCTTGG GACCAAACCATTGCAGATATGGGACAAGGAAG TTGTGGATGGGCACATTAAACGGCCTCAGGATGAGGATATCCAGTCTAATGTACTTGAAATCATTGGAACAAATGTGCAGTCAACTTACATCACATGCCCAGCTGATCCTTCTGCCACTCTTGGAATCAAGCTTCCGTTTCTGGCCATTATTGTGAAAAATCTTAAGAAATACTTCACGTTTGAGATCCAAGTTCTGGATGATAAGAATGTCCGTCGGCGATTTCGGGCATCAAATTTTCAA TCTGTTACAAGGGTGAAGCCATATATCTGCACAATGCCGTTGAAGCTTGACGATGGCTGGAACAACATTCAGTTGAACCTCGCTGATCTGACAAAAAGAGCGTATGGCACAAACTACGTTGAGACGCTCCGGGTGCAAGTTCATGCAAACTGTCGGCTCCGCAGAATTTATTTCTCGGATCGCCTCTACTCAGAGGAGGAGCTGCCACCTGAATTCAAGCTCTACCTTCCAATCCAA AAATCATAG
- the LOC101757133 gene encoding acyltransferase-like protein At1g54570, chloroplastic translates to MPPAVTAAAGPRARWPPTLAPARAPATRCRRAPAARGPHAVAVASGSASASSPPPPRRRGLREYVEAAGEMARRKDGGPPRWLSPIECGDAGGRVPGAPTLFYLPGIDGVGLGLIRHHEKLAKMFELWCLHIPVEDRTSFEGLVEYVETTVKSESSRAPDRPVYLVAESVGACIALAVAVRNPDIDLVLVLVNPGTSFHNSQLQTLSAFLDLVPEPFHLTTPQLLNFLTGNFMNMPLTFIGRGLSLEEAGQTLSDITSSLFASLLFLVDILTKESIVWKLKMLKTASSFVNSRLHAVKAQTLVLASGNDELLPSSQEAERLRGALEKCRTRLFRDKGHKILLEDEFDLATTIKGAGYYRRSRKTDFVSDYLPPTPDELQQAINRDRVLNFITDPVLLSTLPDGKIVRGLAGLPREGPAVLVGYHMLLGLELGPMVTGVLSSTGVHIRGLAHPVIFDKNSEQLMPHSAYFDLHRILGAVPVTGANFYKLLADKEFVLLYPGGAREALHRKGEEYKLFWPEQPEFVRMASRFGATIIPFGVVGEDDIGDLLLDYNDIQKLPFYGMLDEALNRDDLKLRTDSMGELKDQGMHPVVLAPKVPGRFYFVFGKPIETRGREKELRDKEEAQQLYLQVKFEVESCINYLKEKRQNDPYRSILPRLLYQAVHGPNAEIPTFEP, encoded by the exons ATGCCGCCGGCGgtcaccgccgcggcggggccTCGCGCTCGGTGGCCGCCGACCCTCgcccccgcccgcgcgccggcaACGCGGTGTCgtcgcgcgcccgccgcgcgcgggccgcacgcggtggcggtggcgtctggctcggcctcggcgtcgtcaccaccgccgccgaggaggagagggctGAGGGAGTACGTGGAAGCGGCGGGGGAGATGGCGCGGCGGAAGGACGGCGGGCCGCCGCGATGGTTGTCGCCGATCGAGTGCGGGGACGCCGGCGGGCGCGTCCCCGGCGCGCCCACGCTGTTCTACCTTCCCG GGATCGACGGAGTTGGTTTAGGACTTATCCGGCACCATGAGAAACTGGCAAA GATGTTTGAGCTGTGGTGCTTGCATATACCAGTTGAAGATCGTACGTCCTTCGAAG GACTTGTTGAGTATGTGGAGACGACAGTGAAATCAGAGAGCTCAAGAGCACCAGACAGACCAGTCTATCTTGTTGCAGAATCAGTAGGAGCGTGCATTGCTCTAGCCGTGGCAGTGCGAAACCCAGACATCGATCTGGTACTGGTCCTAGTAAACCCAG GAACATCATTCCATAATTCACAGCTGCAAACTCTCTCAGCCTTCTTGGACTTGGTCCCTGAACCCTTCCATTTGACCACTCCACAGCTGCTAAATTTTCTGACAG GGAATTTCATGAATATGCCGTTAACTTTTATTGGACGTGGCCTCTCTCTTGAAGAAGCTGGTCAGACGTTATCAGATATCACCTCCAGTTTGTTTGCTTCCCTTTTG TTTTTGGTTGATATATTGACAAAGGAATCTATCGTTTGGAAGTTAAAAATGTTGAAGACAGCATCATCATTTGTAAATTCCCGTTTACATGCAGTCAAGGCCCAGACTTTGGTACTAGCCAG TGGAAATGATGAACTGCTGCCAAGCAGCCAAGAGGCTGAGAGGCTACGTGGTGCTCTAGAGAAATGCAGAACACGCCTTTTCAGAGACAAAGGCCACAAAATCTTACTG GAAGATGAATTTGATCTCGCGACCACCATTAAAGGAGCTGGGTACTATCGCCGCTCTAGGAAGACAGACTTTGTTTCAGACTATTTACCGCCAACTCCTGATGAGCTCCAACAGGCTATCAACCGCGACAG GGTCCTAAACTTTATCACTGACCCAGTGCTACTATCAACACTGCCTGATGGGAAGATAGTGAGGGGCCTGGCTGGGCTGCCAAGGGAGGGTCCTGCCGTGTTGGTCGGGTACCACATGCTCCTGGGGCTTGAGCTTGGACCCATGGTCACAGGGGTGCTGAGCAGCACCGGAGTCCACATCCGGGGCCTGGCTCACCCTGTCATTTTCGACAAAAACTCCGAGCAGCTCATGCCTCACTCGGCGTACTTTGATCTCCACCGGATCTTGGGGGCAGTACCAGTCACGGGGGCCAATTTTTACAAGCTCCTTGCAGACAAAGAGTTCGTGCTGCTGTACCCTGGAGGCGCGCGGGAAGCGCTTCATAGGAAG GGAGAGGAGTACAAGTTGTTTTGGCCGGAGCAGCCTGAATTTGTGAGAATGGCATCCAGGTTTGGAGCAACGATCATACCATTTGGAGTAGTGGGAGAAGATGATATAGGCGAT TTGTTGTTAGACTACAATGATATTCAGAAGCTTCCCTTCTATGGTATGCTCGACGAGGCGCTAAACCGCGATGACCTAAAGCTAAG GACTGATTCCATGGGGGAGCTGAAAGATCAAGGGATGCACCCAGTAGTGCTTGCACCGAAGGTACCAGGGCGGTTTTATTTCGTCTTTGGAAAGCCTATTGAAACAAGAG GGAGAGAGAAGGAGCTGAGAGACAAAGAGGAGGCTCAGCAGCTCTATTTGCAAGTCAAATTTGAAGTGGAGAGCTGCATCAACTATCTGAAGGAGAAAAGACAAAATGACCCCTACAGGAGTATACTGCCCAGGCTTCTCTACCAGGCGGTTCATGGTCCCAATGCAGAAATACCCACATTTGAACCATGA
- the LOC101779934 gene encoding transcription factor bHLH137 encodes MANFSHLSHQHMEHGLANASHGTPSFLFCHGTAPADSSSLETSSGVLDTPPRGTASEDKKIRKTREDCASLSSAQSKDSNSKESTKKRGGKRERSSKEVDEEEEPKGYIHVRARRGQATDSHSLAERVRRERISERMRMLQALVPGCDKVTGKALILDEIINYVQSLQNQVEFLSMRIASLSPVLYGFGMDSDAFSDHTQKMEGMLHHEALAMPTSVMNRAPSQAIMDTNTSNSSPSYELHGDGSANITFPQDSGSYMVQEPRQELFNQVAFSNHMCSFQ; translated from the exons ATGGCAAACTTCTCGCACCTCTCCCACCAGCACATGGAGCATGGCCTCGCCAACGCCTCCCACGGCACGCCGAGCTTCTTGTTCTGCCATGGGACGGCCCCGGCAGACTCATCCTCGCTGGAGACCTCATCTGGGGTCCTTGACACCCCTCCACGAGGCACTGCTTCTGAGGACAAGAAGATCAGGAAGACCAGGGAAGATTGTGCCAGCCTGAGCTCTGCTCAATCCAAG GACTCAAACTCAAAGGAGAGCACCAAAAAGaggggaggaaaaagagagagaagcaGCAAGGAGgtagatgaggaggaggagcccaaggGGTACATCCATGTCAGGGCAAGGAGAGGGCAAGCAACAGACAGCCACAGCCTTGCAGAGAGG GTGAGGAGGGAGAGAATCAGTGAGAGGATGAGGATGCTGCAGGCCCTGGTCCCTGGCTGTGACAAG GTTACTGGGAAAGCCCTCATTTTGGATGAGATTATCAATTATGTTCAGTCCTTGCAGAACCAAGTTGAG TTCCTTTCCATGAGAATTGCTTCCCTGAGTCCTGTGCTGTATGGTTTTGGCATGGACAGTGATGCCTTCAGTGACCACACTCAA AAAATGGAAGGAATGCTCCACCATGAGGCGCTTGCAATGCCGACCTCTGTCATGAACCGAGCTCCATCCCAAGCTATCATGGACACAAACACCTCCAACTCCTCTCCCTCCTACGAGCTTCACGGCGATGGCAGCGCCAACATCACTTTCCCTCAG GACAGTGGCAGCTACATGGTGCAAGAGCCAAGGCAAGAGCTGTTCAATCAAGTGGCTTTCAGTAACCACATGTGCTCTTTCCAGTAG
- the LOC101779141 gene encoding cysteine-rich and transmembrane domain-containing protein WIH2: MSYQKIPESYPPPGYSQPYPPPQAPPQGPYYPPQQLPPPGYQGYFNDGQQPYGYPPPHGGHHHHGHHHHHDDHHHHYHHHGHHHHHEEDDCCLGFLKGWLAALCCCCILDECCCCCF; the protein is encoded by the exons atgAGCTACCAAAAGATCCCGGAGTCCTACCCACCGCCAG GGTACTCGCAGCCGTACCCGCCTCCTCAGGCTCCACCGCAGGGGCCTTACTACCCGCCGCAGCAGCTGCCGCCTCCGGGGTACCAGGGCTACTTCAACGACGGGCAGCAGCCCTACGGATATCCGCCACCGCATGGCGGGCatcaccaccacggccaccatcaccaccatgaTGACCATCAtcaccactaccatcaccatggccaccaccaccaccacgaggAGGATGACTGCTGCCTCGGCTTCCTGAAAGGATG GTTGGCCGctctttgctgctgctgcatactggatgagtgctgctgctgctgcttctga